The following proteins are co-located in the Manihot esculenta cultivar AM560-2 chromosome 7, M.esculenta_v8, whole genome shotgun sequence genome:
- the LOC110619623 gene encoding immediate early response 3-interacting protein 1 — translation MGLWTLLEGTLLLANGLAILNEDRFLAPRGWSFSEFSVGGTKSFKGQLMGLIYATQYMRVPLIILNAICIVVKLVSG, via the coding sequence ATGGGTTTGTGGACTTTACTGGAGGGCACTCTTCTTCTTGCAAATGGCCTAGCAATTTTAAATGAAGACCGGTTCCTTGCACCCAGAGGTTGGAGCTTCTCAGAGTTCTCAGTAGGTGGAACAAAGTCTTTCAAAGGGCAACTTATGGGGCTTATTTATGCAACCCAGTACATGAGAGTTCCTCTTATTATACTGAATGCCATTTGCATTGTTGTAAAGCTAGTGTCTGGATGA